A single Triticum dicoccoides isolate Atlit2015 ecotype Zavitan chromosome 2A, WEW_v2.0, whole genome shotgun sequence DNA region contains:
- the LOC119355023 gene encoding pollen-specific protein C13-like has translation MASLRILSVIAVVAIFALAGTAVANDLPDYIVQGRVYCDTCRAGFETNVTEYIKGAKVRLECKRFGTEKVERSIDGVTDETGTYKIELKDSHPEDICEMVLVQSPLANCNEIQDLRDRAEIVLSRNVGISDNIRMANPLGYLKDKPLPVCPDLLKTFNPTTDDDH, from the exons ATGGCCTCGCTCCGCATCCTTTCAGTGATCGCCGTGGTCGCCATCTTTGCCCTCGCCGGCACCGCCGTCGCCAATGACCTCCCCGACTACATTGTTCAGGGACGGGTCTACTGCGACACGTGCCGTGCCGGGTTCGAGACAAATGTCACCGAGTACATCAAGG GTGCCAAGGTGAGGCTGGAGTGCAAGCGCTTCGGCACTGAGAAAGTTGAGCGCTCGATCGACGGTGTAACCGACGAGACTGGCACTTACAAAATCGAGCTCAAGGACAGCCATCCGGAGGATATCTGCGAGATGGTTCTTGTCCAGAGCCCCCTCGCAAACTGCAACGAGATCCAGGATCTCAGGGACCGCGCCGAGATAGTCCTCAGCAGGAACGTTGGCATCAGCGACAACATCCGCATGGCCAACCCACTCGGCTACCTCAAGGACAAGCCGCTGCCCGTCTGCCCTGACCTGCTCAAAACGTTCAACCCTACCACTGATGATGATCACTGA
- the LOC119355021 gene encoding probable glucuronosyltransferase Os04g0398600, translated as MGSKAVWLPVALLLAAVALSSVLTPPAAAAATESGEADHAVQQHSERISGSAGDVLEDNPVGKLKVFIYDLPRKYNKKMVTKDPRCLNHMFAAEIFMHRFLLSSAVRTLKPKEADWFYTPVYTTCDLTPAGLPLPFKSPRVMRSSIQYISNKWPFWNRTDGADHFFVVPHDFGACFHYQEEKAIERGILPLLRRATLVQTFGQENHVCLKEGSIIIPPFAPPQKMQAHLIPPDTQRSIFVYFRGLFYDTGNDPEGGYYARGARASLWENFKNNPLFDISTDHPATYYEDMQRAVFCLCPLGWAPWSPRLVEAVVFGCIPVIIADDIVLPFADAIPWEEIGIFVEEKDVPKLDTILTSMPIEDILRKQRLLANPSMKQAMLFPQPAQPRDAFHQILNGLARKLPHPEGVYLPPGEKHLNWTAGPVGDLKPW; from the exons ATGGGATCGAAGGCGGTGTGGCTCCCCGTGGCCCTGCTCCTGGCGGCAGTGGCCCTCTCGTCCGTCCtgacgccgccggccgccgcggccgCTACGGAGTCCGGCGAGGCCGACCACGCCGTTCAGCAGCACAGCGAGCGCATCTCAG GAAGTGCTGGTGATGTGCTAGAAGACAATCCTGTGGGAAAGTTAAAGGTTTTCATATATGACTTGCCAAGAAAGTATAACAAGAAGATGGTCACCAAGGATCCCCGGTGCCTCAATCACATGTTTGCTGCGGAAATATTCATGCATCGTTTCTTGCTCTCAAGTGCTGTGCGGACACTCAAACCCAAAGAGGCTGACTGGTTCTACACACCAGTTTATACTACATGTGACCTAACTCCTGCTGGTCTTCCCTTGCCATTCAAGTCACCACGGGTGATGAGGAGTTCGATCCAGTATATTTCGAATAAATGGCCCTTTTGGAACCGAACTGATGGCGCAGATCACTTCTTTGTTGTCCCACATGATTTTGGAGCTTGCTTCCATTATCAG GAAGAAAAAGCTATTGAACGTGGCATTCTCCCATTGCTGCGACGTGCTACATTGGTGCAAACGTTTGGACAAGAGAATCATGTTTGCCTGAAGGAGGGGTCTATCATCATTCcaccctttgctcctcctcagaaaATGCAGGCTCACCTTATTCCCCCGGACACACAACGGTCAATCTTCGTTTACTTTAGGGGTCTGTTCTATGACACCGGAAATGACCCTGAGGGTGGTTACTATGCAAG AGGTGCGCGAGCTTCCCTGTGGGAGAACTTCAAGAACAATCCTCTGTTTGACATTTCCACCGATCACCCTGCGACTTACTACGAAGACATGCAGCGTGCTGTCTTCTGCCTGTGCCCATTGGGCTGGGCACCATGGAGCCCTAGGTTGGTTGAGGCTGTGGTCTTTGGCTGCATTCCAGTCATCATAGCTGACGATATTGTGCTGCCATTTGCTGATGCTATCCCATGGGAAGAAATTGGTATTTTTGTGGAGGAGAAGGATGTCCCAAAGTTGGACACAATCCTGACATCAATGCCCATCGAGGATATTCTAAGAAAGCAAAGATTGCTCGCAAATCCATCAATGAAGCAGGCCATGTTGTTCCCACAGCCAGCCCAACCACGAGATGCATTCCACCAGATCTTGAATGGCCTTGCTCGTAAGCTCCCACACCCAGAGGGTGTATACTTGCCACCCGGCGAAAAGCATCTCAACTGGACTGCCGGACCTGTTGGAGATCTGAAACCGTGGTAG